A region of Streptomyces sp. TG1A-60 DNA encodes the following proteins:
- the gndA gene encoding NADP-dependent phosphogluconate dehydrogenase: MSTSAQIGVTGLAVMGSNLARNFARNGYTVAVHNRTPARTQALVKEHGHEGDFIAAETAKEFVQALERPRRLVVMVKAGGPTDAVIEEFAPLLEPGDMIIDGGNAHFADTRRREAALRERGIHFVGAGISGGEEGALNGPSIMPGGPAESYDSLGPMLEKISAKAADGAPCVTHVGPDGAGHFVKMVHNGIEYADMQLIGEAYQLLRDVAGYAPAQIAEIFRTWNTGRLDSYLIEITAEVLAHVDEATGRPFVDVVVDQAEQKGTGRWTVQIALDLGVPVSGIAEAVFARSLSGHAALREASRSLAGPKATPLGAAEAGAFADRVEQALYASKIVSYTQGFHEIDAARAEYDWNIDLGEVASIWRGGCIIRAAFLDRIRAAYDTRPDLPSLLSDDTFAQEIAQAQDDWREVLVAATQQGVPTPGFAAALAYYDALRAERLPAALTQGQRDYFGAHTYRRVDRPGSFHTLWGQGRSEVEA, translated from the coding sequence ATGAGCACTTCAGCCCAGATCGGCGTCACGGGCCTCGCGGTGATGGGGAGCAACCTCGCCCGCAACTTCGCGCGCAACGGCTACACGGTCGCGGTCCACAACCGCACCCCGGCGCGCACCCAGGCGCTGGTGAAGGAGCACGGGCACGAGGGCGACTTCATCGCGGCCGAGACCGCCAAGGAGTTCGTGCAGGCGCTGGAGCGGCCCCGGCGTCTGGTCGTCATGGTGAAGGCGGGCGGCCCGACGGACGCGGTGATCGAGGAGTTCGCACCGCTCCTGGAGCCCGGCGACATGATCATCGACGGTGGCAACGCGCACTTCGCCGACACCCGCCGCCGTGAGGCCGCGCTGCGCGAGCGGGGCATCCACTTCGTCGGTGCGGGCATCTCCGGCGGCGAGGAGGGCGCGCTGAACGGGCCCAGCATCATGCCGGGCGGCCCGGCCGAGTCGTACGACTCCCTCGGTCCGATGTTGGAGAAGATCTCCGCGAAGGCCGCCGACGGTGCGCCGTGCGTCACGCACGTGGGGCCGGACGGCGCCGGGCACTTCGTGAAGATGGTCCACAACGGCATCGAGTACGCCGACATGCAGCTGATCGGCGAGGCGTACCAGCTGCTGCGCGATGTGGCCGGCTACGCCCCCGCTCAGATCGCGGAGATCTTCCGCACCTGGAACACCGGCCGGCTCGACTCGTACCTGATCGAGATCACGGCCGAGGTGCTGGCGCACGTGGACGAGGCGACCGGCAGGCCGTTCGTGGACGTGGTGGTCGACCAGGCGGAGCAGAAGGGCACCGGCCGCTGGACCGTCCAGATCGCGCTGGACCTCGGCGTTCCGGTGTCCGGCATCGCCGAGGCCGTCTTCGCCCGCTCCCTCTCCGGTCACGCGGCACTGCGCGAGGCCTCCCGCTCGCTGGCCGGCCCCAAGGCCACACCGCTGGGCGCCGCCGAGGCCGGCGCCTTCGCCGACCGGGTCGAGCAGGCGCTGTACGCCTCCAAGATCGTGTCGTACACCCAGGGCTTCCACGAGATCGACGCGGCCCGCGCCGAGTACGACTGGAACATCGACCTGGGCGAGGTCGCCTCCATCTGGCGCGGCGGCTGCATCATCCGGGCGGCCTTCCTCGACCGGATCCGCGCCGCGTACGACACCCGGCCCGACCTGCCTAGCCTGCTCTCCGACGACACGTTCGCCCAGGAGATCGCGCAGGCGCAGGACGACTGGCGTGAGGTGCTGGTGGCCGCGACGCAGCAGGGTGTGCCGACGCCGGGATTCGCGGCGGCGCTGGCGTACTACGACGCGCTGCGTGCCGAGCGGTTGCCCGCGGCGCTCACGCAGGGGCAGCGGGACTACTTCGGGGCGCACACGTATCGGCGGGTGGACCGGCCGGGGTCGTTCCACACGTTGTGGGGGCAGGGGCGGTCCGAGGTCGAGGCCTGA
- a CDS encoding N-acetyltransferase, with product MSDVQIRDDRAADRLEAFTGDELAGHIQYFVLETPRPALVPVHTIVGSAYEGEGVAGSLVRELYGIATREGAAVAPLCPYVVKWAERHPEEAPAADSELMRAAKGRLVAHPEGF from the coding sequence ATGAGCGACGTACAGATCCGCGACGACCGGGCGGCCGACCGACTTGAGGCCTTCACCGGGGACGAACTCGCCGGTCACATCCAGTACTTCGTCCTCGAAACCCCGCGGCCCGCGCTGGTCCCGGTCCACACGATCGTCGGGTCCGCGTACGAGGGAGAGGGTGTCGCGGGCTCCTTGGTCCGGGAGTTGTACGGCATCGCGACCCGTGAGGGTGCCGCCGTGGCGCCCCTGTGCCCGTACGTCGTGAAGTGGGCCGAACGCCACCCCGAGGAGGCCCCGGCCGCGGATTCGGAACTGATGCGTGCCGCGAAGGGCCGGCTCGTCGCCCACCCCGAGGGGTTCTGA
- the panD gene encoding aspartate 1-decarboxylase has translation MFRTMFKSKIHRATVTQADLHYVGSVTIDADLLDAADLLPGELVHIVDITNGARLETYVIEGERGSGVVGINGAAAHLVHPGDLVIIISYAQVSDAEARTLEPRVVHVDRDNRIVALGADASEPVPGSDQRRSPQAVTG, from the coding sequence GTGTTTCGTACGATGTTCAAGTCCAAGATCCACCGTGCCACGGTCACCCAGGCCGACCTGCACTATGTCGGGTCCGTGACCATCGACGCCGACCTGCTCGACGCCGCCGATCTGCTGCCCGGCGAGCTGGTGCACATCGTCGACATCACCAACGGCGCCCGCCTGGAGACGTACGTCATCGAGGGTGAGCGCGGTTCGGGGGTCGTCGGGATCAACGGTGCGGCGGCCCATCTCGTCCACCCCGGAGACCTGGTGATCATCATCAGTTACGCTCAGGTCTCCGACGCCGAGGCCCGGACCCTGGAACCCAGGGTCGTGCATGTGGACCGCGACAACCGGATCGTGGCCCTGGGAGCGGACGCCTCCGAGCCGGTGCCGGGTTCTGACCAGCGGCGCAGCCCGCAGGCCGTCACCGGCTGA
- a CDS encoding class I adenylate-forming enzyme family protein, with the protein MTSAAAPATSRRTASPASRGGQPVWTSRAGVRFPDLVPRAQRSAWVTADLCPDTDLYALFTARVREHPGRQALVDDAGVLSYAALDAEVRRIAALFARADLGAGDVVALLLPNGRDAVAAELAVYAIGSVALPIPPGGDDRDVRQLLARSRARGAVLASARQAQAVADLAHLRTVFAPGPGAGRTHGLHAPRTPARRSWRPRPADPYGPARILVSSGSEAEPKMVAYSHHALAGGRARYVRSLHPDTTLPPRHLVLVPLASSFGSLGTPVTLAALGGTLIVRSAFDPAEALRMVAEHRPTHLFAVPTMLRRITDLPAWPGEETSSLYAVVSSGAALPTAIARASRERFGRPVVTVYGSSDGVNCHTAGESHPPGDSVGTPDPEVARIRVTGPDGTPLPTGRTGQIEALGPMTPLCYVNAPELDARYRTPDGWVRTGDVGRLDERGRLHVLGRLKRIAVRGGLNISLAEVERELGTHPAVAEAVCVPVPDPDLGERLCACVRPTPGTPLPTLSDLTTHLGDRGLARRKHPEHLLVVDEMPLGPTGKVCYRTLMSRATRRPGSGLTTGRSRG; encoded by the coding sequence ATGACATCCGCAGCCGCCCCCGCGACCAGCCGCCGTACCGCCTCGCCCGCGAGCCGGGGCGGGCAGCCGGTGTGGACCTCACGCGCCGGAGTGCGCTTCCCGGACCTGGTGCCCCGCGCCCAGCGAAGCGCCTGGGTGACGGCGGACCTGTGCCCGGACACCGATCTCTACGCACTGTTCACCGCCCGGGTCCGCGAACACCCGGGCCGCCAGGCGCTGGTGGACGACGCCGGAGTGCTCTCCTATGCGGCGCTGGACGCCGAAGTGCGCCGGATCGCCGCCCTGTTCGCCCGGGCGGACCTGGGGGCCGGGGACGTGGTGGCGCTCCTGCTGCCCAACGGGCGCGACGCCGTGGCCGCGGAACTCGCCGTCTACGCGATCGGCTCGGTGGCCCTCCCGATCCCCCCGGGCGGCGATGACCGTGACGTCCGGCAGCTGCTCGCCCGCTCGCGGGCCCGCGGCGCCGTCCTCGCATCGGCCCGCCAGGCACAGGCCGTCGCGGATCTTGCTCACCTGCGTACCGTGTTCGCACCCGGCCCGGGCGCCGGACGGACGCACGGGCTGCACGCCCCGCGCACCCCGGCCCGTCGCTCCTGGCGGCCACGGCCGGCCGACCCGTACGGACCCGCCCGCATCCTGGTGTCGTCCGGTTCCGAAGCCGAGCCGAAGATGGTCGCCTACAGCCATCACGCCCTGGCCGGCGGCCGTGCGCGGTACGTCCGGAGCCTGCACCCCGACACCACGCTGCCGCCCCGCCACCTCGTCCTCGTCCCGCTGGCCTCCTCCTTCGGTTCCCTGGGCACACCGGTCACCCTCGCCGCCCTCGGCGGCACCCTGATCGTGCGGTCGGCCTTCGACCCGGCGGAGGCGCTGCGGATGGTCGCCGAGCATCGTCCCACCCACCTCTTCGCGGTGCCCACCATGCTCCGCCGGATCACCGACCTCCCGGCGTGGCCGGGCGAGGAGACATCGTCGTTGTACGCCGTCGTCTCCAGCGGCGCCGCTCTGCCGACGGCCATCGCCCGTGCGTCCCGTGAACGGTTCGGCCGGCCGGTGGTGACCGTCTACGGTTCCTCGGACGGGGTGAACTGCCACACGGCGGGAGAAAGCCACCCGCCGGGCGACAGCGTCGGCACCCCGGACCCCGAGGTCGCCCGGATCCGGGTCACTGGCCCCGACGGCACGCCGCTGCCCACGGGGCGGACCGGCCAGATCGAGGCCCTGGGCCCCATGACCCCCTTGTGCTACGTCAACGCGCCCGAACTGGACGCCCGTTACCGAACCCCCGACGGCTGGGTGCGCACGGGCGACGTCGGCCGGCTGGACGAGCGCGGAAGGCTGCACGTCCTGGGCCGGCTCAAACGCATCGCCGTGCGCGGCGGTCTCAACATCAGCCTTGCCGAGGTCGAACGCGAACTCGGCACCCATCCGGCGGTGGCCGAGGCGGTCTGCGTCCCGGTGCCCGACCCGGACCTGGGGGAACGACTGTGCGCCTGCGTCCGCCCGACCCCGGGCACACCCCTTCCCACGCTGTCCGACCTCACGACCCACCTGGGGGACCGTGGCCTGGCCCGCCGGAAACACCCCGAACATCTCCTGGTGGTGGACGAGATGCCCCTCGGCCCCACCGGCAAGGTCTGCTACCGCACCCTGATGTCCCGAGCGACTCGGCGCCCCGGCTCGGGACTGACCACAGGGCGCTCGCGAGGCTGA
- a CDS encoding CoA transferase, whose protein sequence is MTPRLRAAARPAVAATIAGRLLRHAAQGPPEKTGADRDTVRHTVDWVGPVGADLPDERAVQAACGLMHVHGRATGGPLPLAVDYASVVAGVLAAQGATALRVARARGLDLREVRTSVAQGALLAVGQYLAAATARDNPGAPEPEVPHAPAAGSDVPQAGGLATLETSDDARVEVETLDPLAWREFWARLGVAPALAGRGWPPFQQRFATAVCPLPDELRQAARRRTLAELRAAAHHTGVSLLAVGSDPAPALRPAPWRLSPGPAPVHKARAHPDTGVPAPRPAVPVPGAVVPLTGLRMVESTRRVQGPLAGHVLRMLGAEVVRIEPPGGDPMRWLPPLAGDCSARFSALNAGKPVVEADLTTTQGRDTVRALAAEADVFLHNWAPGKAGGLGLDASDLLPGHPALVYAWASGFGDAFGDRPPLGTDYLAQVHSGLAAAVRPADQPPAPSLMTLTDVLGGLVCAQGVLAALAARETTGRGGHVDSSLVSAAALVPRPAHRVRWTALDRPLRTADGHLCLGPDARARPEAVLRLLDRAGPTAPADLAARFTRRTTEEWTARLADAGLTGTPVLTDLTALARDPAFRAAVAPPDPVTGHARPYAPWEFA, encoded by the coding sequence GTGACACCACGCCTGCGGGCCGCGGCCCGGCCGGCCGTCGCCGCCACGATCGCCGGCCGGCTGCTGCGGCACGCCGCGCAGGGCCCGCCGGAGAAGACCGGCGCCGACCGGGACACGGTGCGGCACACCGTCGACTGGGTGGGCCCGGTCGGCGCGGACCTGCCGGACGAGCGTGCCGTGCAGGCCGCCTGCGGTCTCATGCACGTCCACGGCCGGGCGACGGGCGGGCCACTCCCGCTGGCCGTCGACTACGCCTCGGTGGTGGCGGGGGTGCTCGCCGCCCAGGGAGCCACCGCTCTCCGCGTCGCGCGGGCCCGCGGCCTGGACCTGCGCGAGGTCCGGACCTCGGTGGCTCAGGGAGCGCTGCTGGCGGTCGGCCAGTACCTCGCCGCCGCGACGGCCCGCGACAACCCCGGTGCGCCCGAGCCGGAGGTGCCGCACGCGCCGGCGGCCGGATCCGACGTGCCACAGGCAGGCGGCCTGGCGACCCTGGAGACGTCCGACGACGCCCGCGTGGAGGTCGAGACCCTCGATCCCCTGGCGTGGCGGGAGTTCTGGGCCCGGCTCGGCGTGGCCCCCGCGCTCGCCGGCCGCGGCTGGCCGCCCTTCCAGCAGCGGTTCGCCACCGCCGTCTGCCCGCTGCCCGACGAACTGCGCCAGGCCGCCCGCCGTCGCACGCTGGCGGAGCTGCGGGCCGCCGCGCACCACACCGGCGTCAGCCTCCTCGCCGTCGGCTCAGACCCGGCCCCCGCCCTCCGCCCGGCCCCCTGGCGCCTCAGTCCGGGACCGGCACCGGTCCACAAGGCCCGGGCGCACCCGGACACCGGCGTGCCCGCCCCACGCCCGGCGGTCCCGGTCCCCGGTGCCGTCGTGCCGCTGACGGGCCTGCGGATGGTGGAGTCCACCCGCAGGGTGCAGGGACCGCTCGCGGGGCACGTCCTGCGGATGCTGGGTGCCGAGGTGGTCCGGATCGAACCGCCCGGCGGCGACCCGATGCGCTGGCTCCCTCCGCTGGCGGGAGACTGCTCGGCCCGGTTCTCGGCTCTCAACGCGGGCAAGCCGGTGGTGGAGGCCGACCTCACCACTACGCAGGGCCGGGACACGGTCCGCGCGCTGGCCGCCGAAGCCGATGTCTTCCTGCACAACTGGGCCCCCGGGAAAGCCGGCGGGCTCGGCCTGGACGCGTCCGACCTGCTGCCCGGCCACCCCGCCCTGGTGTACGCCTGGGCGTCCGGCTTCGGGGACGCGTTCGGCGACCGGCCGCCCCTGGGCACCGACTACCTCGCCCAGGTGCACAGCGGCCTCGCCGCGGCGGTACGGCCGGCAGACCAGCCCCCGGCCCCCTCCCTGATGACCCTCACCGACGTGCTCGGCGGGCTGGTGTGCGCCCAGGGTGTGCTGGCCGCGCTGGCGGCCCGGGAGACGACCGGCCGGGGCGGCCATGTCGACTCCTCCCTGGTCTCCGCGGCCGCTCTCGTCCCCCGTCCCGCGCACCGGGTCCGCTGGACGGCGCTGGACCGGCCGCTGCGCACCGCGGACGGCCATCTGTGCCTCGGCCCCGACGCCCGGGCGCGCCCCGAGGCGGTGCTCCGCCTGCTCGACCGCGCCGGCCCCACGGCACCCGCGGACCTCGCGGCCCGCTTCACCCGCCGCACCACCGAGGAGTGGACGGCACGGCTGGCCGATGCCGGTCTGACCGGGACCCCTGTACTCACCGACCTGACGGCTCTGGCCCGCGACCCGGCCTTCCGGGCGGCCGTCGCACCACCGGACCCGGTCACCGGCCACGCACGCCCGTACGCGCCCTGGGAGTTCGCATGA
- a CDS encoding class I SAM-dependent methyltransferase codes for MSQPAPAREGTHAVFGNGTAHSRDQHRCLAAAYDPVTLPRLAATGVGPGWHCLEVGAGGGSIARWLAGRVAPGGSVFATDLDPRDLAPGPGLAVAALDVARDPLPEAAYDLVVARLVLQHLPTRDAVLHKLVRALKPGGLLQIDEIDASYEPPLLTPDTEAEALYVRFLRAKTAALSAAGGDPHWGRKAPAALRAAGLTAIDVHLHIGVRHAQDPGLGLQLNHTRNLRDRLTEQGMTQEDLDRVGRLMQDPSFRAASSVLYSVQGRRPGRERP; via the coding sequence GTGTCCCAGCCCGCTCCCGCCCGGGAGGGCACCCACGCGGTCTTCGGCAACGGCACCGCGCACAGCCGCGACCAGCACCGGTGCCTGGCCGCCGCCTACGACCCGGTGACCCTGCCCCGCCTGGCCGCCACCGGTGTCGGCCCGGGCTGGCACTGCCTGGAGGTCGGCGCCGGCGGCGGCAGCATCGCGCGCTGGCTGGCGGGCCGGGTGGCACCGGGCGGCTCGGTGTTCGCCACCGACCTCGACCCGCGCGACCTGGCACCCGGCCCGGGCCTGGCAGTCGCCGCCCTCGACGTGGCCCGCGACCCGCTTCCGGAGGCGGCCTACGACCTGGTGGTGGCCCGCCTGGTCCTGCAGCACCTGCCCACCCGCGACGCCGTCCTGCACAAGCTGGTGCGCGCTCTCAAACCCGGCGGCCTGCTGCAGATCGACGAGATCGACGCCTCCTACGAGCCGCCGCTGCTGACCCCGGACACGGAGGCCGAAGCGCTGTACGTCCGGTTCCTGCGGGCCAAGACGGCCGCGCTGAGCGCCGCGGGCGGCGACCCGCACTGGGGACGGAAGGCGCCGGCTGCCCTGCGGGCGGCGGGACTGACCGCCATCGACGTCCACCTCCACATCGGCGTACGGCACGCCCAGGACCCCGGCCTCGGACTCCAGCTGAACCACACCCGCAACCTCCGGGACCGGCTGACGGAACAGGGCATGACCCAGGAGGACCTGGACCGGGTGGGACGGCTGATGCAGGATCCGTCCTTCCGCGCCGCCTCCAGCGTCCTGTACTCGGTGCAGGGCCGCCGGCCCGGCCGGGAGCGACCGTGA